One stretch of Oncorhynchus keta strain PuntledgeMale-10-30-2019 unplaced genomic scaffold, Oket_V2 Un_contig_1679_pilon_pilon, whole genome shotgun sequence DNA includes these proteins:
- the si:dkey-175g6.2 gene encoding trichohyalin, with amino-acid sequence MDPAQALAAMLLEALDHTGRGEGDPVPLEERRDEETRREEEEEERRVGERMEQLGPALVAAALGEELREIEEEEEREERKRSEDRSWLLKEDGDRAGGGGEEGGQQKEEEEEEGEAARWGGEKEKRAEGSRIGEEGRPIDLQRNARGYFQNIDLGLQDNEILPPLKGYKAYNTQLAQAGKKLHWEEERARNTPLGGNFMDDFENEAEEEAALSMVEEEEARARAEQQEVQRQQEEAERAREEEQRLADIASDMLLQYMGRQKQQGAPYLMARQKAGANAAEDKRSEEVVTDGDDLDQQMIDRLIEISSKLHLPADDVVQIISNVEEKKKRKELTSLSNPVAPRYRPLVPPPLVTGPMYHYTASSNPKKDPYYQPYKNKWNKDRAKAKAYKQDVWFKPQKQFLAFPSYPYYQKPYRAYYPVFFPYPKPQYYDNTPMGEEPPHSPPLDYELRPTRRRHRAGGRARGGGRHGWRQQPLPPRLPSSPYISNYILPHPRTYQPLPKPLSPQNRGRQPPFYYPPGPGGLGVAGGRVGGDYEDDDGLVPQLDSQEELENFISKIYMKRRMY; translated from the coding sequence ATGGACCCTGCCCAGGCTCTAGCCGCTATGCTACTGGAGGCCCTGGACCACACTGGGAGAGGCGAGGGGGATCCAGTCCCTTTGGAGGAAAGAAGGGatgaggagacaaggagagaggaggaggaggaggagagaagggtgggggAGAGGATGGAACAGCTTGGACCAGCACTAGTGGCAGCAGCTCTAGGAGAGGAGTTAAGAGAgatagaagaagaggaggagagggaggagaggaagaggtcagaggacAGAAGCTGGCTTCTAAAGGAAGACGGGGACAGAGCTGGTGGTGGcggtgaggagggaggacagcagaaggaagaggaggaggaggaaggtgaaGCGGCGAGATGGGGAGGTGAAAAGGAGAAAAGAGCAGAGGGGagtaggataggagaggaggggaggcctATTGACCTCCAGCGGAACGCTCGGGGCTACTTCCAGAACATAGACCTCGGTCTCCAAGACAACGAGATTCTTCCCCCTCTGAAGGGGTATAAGGCCTACAACACCCAGCTGGCACAAGCTGGGAAAAAGCTGCACTGGGAGGAGGAGCGGGCGCGCAACACACCCCTGGGGGGCAACTTCATGGACGACTTTGAGAATGAAGCAGAGGAGGAGGCGGCTTTGtcgatggtggaggaggaggaggctcgtGCGCGTGCAGAGCAGCAGGAGGTGCAAcggcagcaggaggaggcagagagggctagagaggaggagcagaggctGGCGGACATCGCCTCGGACATGTTGCTGCAGTACATGGGGAGACAGAAGCAGCAGGGGGCGCCCTACCTCATGGCCAGACAGAAGGCCGGCGCCAACGCTGCTGAAGACAAGCGCTCCGAGGAGGTGGTAACCGACGGCGACGACCTGGATCAGCAGATGATTGACAGGCTGATCGAGATCAGCAGCAAGCTGCACCTGCCGGCCGACGACGTGGTCCAGATTATCTCCAacgtagaggagaagaagaagaggaaggagctGACGTCGCTTAGCAACCCGGTCGCCCCGCGTTACCGGCCCCTAGTTCCCCCTCCCCTAGTGACGGGCCCCATGTACCACTACACAGCCTCCTCCAACCCCAAGAAGGACCCTTACTACCAGCCCTACAAGAACAAGTGGAACAAGGACAGAGCCAAGGCCAAGGCCTACAAGCAGGACGTCTGGTTCAAACCCCAGAAACAGTTCCTAGCCTTCCCGTCCTACCCCTACTACCAGAAACCCTACCGTGCCTACTACCCTGTGTTCTTCCCCTACCCCAAACCCCAGTACTACGACAATACTCCCATGGGGGAGGAGCCACCCCACAGCCCGCCCTTGGACTATGAGCTCCGGCCTACCAGGCGCAGACACAGGGCCGGGGGCAGGGCCAGAGGTGGAGGTAGGCATGGCTGGAGACAGCAGCCCCTCCCACCccgtcttccctcctctccctacatctccAATTATATCCTACCACACCCCCGGACATATCAGCCACTGCCTAAACCCCTCTCCCCCCAGAACAGGGGCAGGCAACCCCCATTCTACTACCCACCTGGGCCTGGGGGCTTGGGTGTAGCtggggggagggtgggaggggacTATGAAGATGATGATGGGCTGGTTCCTCAGCTGGACAGTCAAGAGGAACTGGAAAACTTTATATCCAAAATATACATGAAACGCAGAATGTactag